A region of [Bacteroides] pectinophilus DNA encodes the following proteins:
- a CDS encoding radical SAM protein — MGTMTHAAARLAFSKAIDVVLKDVDKNREEAIVKIVDLMQKYMGDEKLDLDYDNIRKMIRDKDGAFNKYINKVLDEIDPHVLKTAALNLGYEAFFHGTKTIRKMREVHQCNVPWLILMDPTSACNLHCTGCWAAEYGNKLNLTFDEMDNLIKQGKELGIYLYMFTGGEPLVRKADIIKLCEKHNDCAFLAYTNGTLVDEAFCNEMLRVGNLYLAISLEGFEAVNDLRRGDGVYGKVMHAMDLLKENGLIFGTSICYTSKNIETVTSDEFVDLMVDKGCRYAFYFHYMPVGNDAAVDLLPTVEQRTYMRTRVREIRKLTTGKGLFTMDFQNDGEFVGGCIAGGRNYFHINANGDAEPCVFIHYSGANIRTHSLLEILHQPLFMAYRDNQPFNENHLRPCPMLENPEILQRMVKETGAKSTDLQSPESVEHLCGKCEQYAKNWQPRADELWAQTPKVEHSYENYKKRD; from the coding sequence ATGGGAACGATGACACATGCAGCAGCAAGACTGGCATTCAGTAAGGCAATTGATGTAGTGCTTAAGGATGTTGACAAGAACAGAGAAGAGGCAATAGTTAAGATTGTTGACCTTATGCAGAAGTATATGGGAGATGAGAAGCTTGACCTTGATTATGATAATATCAGGAAAATGATCCGTGACAAGGATGGAGCATTCAATAAGTACATCAACAAAGTGCTTGATGAGATTGATCCGCATGTACTCAAGACAGCAGCGCTTAATCTTGGATATGAGGCATTCTTCCACGGAACAAAGACAATCAGAAAGATGCGCGAGGTACACCAGTGCAACGTGCCATGGCTGATTCTTATGGATCCTACCAGTGCATGTAACCTTCACTGCACAGGCTGCTGGGCAGCAGAGTATGGTAACAAGCTGAATCTTACATTTGATGAGATGGATAATCTTATCAAGCAGGGCAAAGAGCTTGGTATCTATCTGTATATGTTCACAGGCGGCGAGCCGCTTGTAAGGAAGGCAGATATAATTAAGCTTTGCGAGAAGCACAATGACTGTGCATTCCTTGCATACACAAACGGTACACTTGTTGATGAGGCATTTTGTAATGAAATGCTCCGCGTAGGCAACCTTTACCTTGCAATCAGCCTTGAGGGCTTTGAAGCTGTTAATGACCTCAGAAGAGGTGACGGAGTATACGGCAAGGTTATGCATGCCATGGATCTCCTTAAGGAAAATGGACTTATCTTCGGTACTTCAATCTGCTACACATCAAAGAATATTGAGACTGTAACAAGTGATGAATTCGTTGACCTCATGGTTGATAAGGGATGCCGTTACGCATTTTACTTCCATTACATGCCTGTCGGCAATGATGCAGCCGTTGACCTGCTTCCGACAGTTGAGCAGAGAACATACATGAGAACAAGAGTCCGTGAGATAAGAAAGCTTACAACGGGCAAGGGTCTCTTCACAATGGACTTCCAGAATGATGGTGAGTTTGTAGGCGGATGTATTGCAGGTGGCAGAAATTATTTCCATATTAATGCAAATGGTGATGCAGAGCCTTGTGTATTCATCCATTACTCAGGAGCTAACATAAGAACACATTCACTCCTTGAGATACTTCACCAGCCATTGTTTATGGCATACAGAGATAACCAGCCATTTAATGAGAATCACCTTCGCCCGTGTCCAATGCTTGAGAATCCTGAGATTCTTCAGAGAATGGTTAAGGAGACGGGAGCAAAGTCAACAGACCTTCAGTCACCTGAGAGCGTAGAGCATCTCTGCGGCAAGTGTGAGCAGTATGCAAAGAACTGGCAGCCACGCGCTGACGAGCTCTGGGCGCAGACACCAAAGGTAGAGCACAGCTACGAGAACTACAAGAAGAGGGACTGA
- the guaA gene encoding glutamine-hydrolyzing GMP synthase, producing MKKELVLVLDFGGQYNQLIARRVRECNVYCEIVPYTMSLDEILAKKPKGIIFTGGPNSVYDETSPTYDKAIFDAGVPILGICYGCQLMAYKLGGTVATAPVSEYGKTEVEVDSKSLLFHNVSSKTVTWMSHTDYIAEAPEGFKVTGTTKNCPVAAMENKTRKLYAVQFHPEVMHTQEGKKMLHNFLFDVCNCAGDWKMDSFVDNTIKSLRTKIGSGKVLCALSGGVDSSVAAVLLAKAVGKQLTCVFVDHGLLRKDEGDEVEAVFGPDGPYDLNFIRVNAQERFYEKLKGVEEPERKRKIIGEEFIRVFEEEAKKIGAVDYLVQGTIYPDVIESGLGKSATIKSHHNVGGLPDYVDFKEIVEPLRDLFKDEVRRAGLELGIPEYLVYRQPFPGPGLGIRIIGEVTAEKVRIVQEADFIYRDEIAKAGIASNLGQYFAALTNMRSVGVMGDERTYDYAIALRAVNTVDFMTAEAAQIPWEVLNKVANRIVNEVKGVNRVLYDCTGKPPATIEFE from the coding sequence ATGAAAAAGGAACTCGTATTGGTTCTTGATTTTGGTGGACAGTATAATCAGCTGATAGCCAGAAGAGTCAGAGAGTGTAATGTTTACTGTGAGATAGTACCTTATACTATGAGTCTCGATGAGATTCTTGCCAAAAAGCCAAAGGGAATTATATTTACAGGCGGCCCTAACAGTGTATATGATGAAACATCACCTACATATGACAAGGCTATATTTGACGCAGGAGTACCAATTCTGGGAATTTGCTACGGCTGTCAGCTCATGGCGTACAAGCTTGGTGGTACTGTTGCAACAGCACCTGTAAGTGAATATGGCAAGACGGAAGTCGAGGTTGACAGTAAGTCACTTCTGTTCCACAACGTAAGCAGCAAGACTGTAACATGGATGAGCCATACAGATTACATTGCTGAAGCTCCAGAGGGCTTCAAGGTAACAGGAACAACAAAGAACTGTCCTGTTGCAGCAATGGAGAATAAGACAAGAAAGCTTTATGCAGTCCAGTTCCACCCGGAGGTTATGCACACGCAGGAAGGTAAGAAGATGCTTCACAACTTCCTCTTTGATGTATGTAACTGTGCAGGTGACTGGAAGATGGATTCATTTGTAGATAACACGATTAAGTCACTCCGCACTAAGATTGGCAGCGGCAAGGTTCTGTGTGCTCTTTCCGGCGGTGTTGATTCATCGGTTGCAGCAGTACTTCTTGCTAAGGCAGTAGGCAAGCAGCTTACATGTGTGTTTGTAGATCACGGTCTTCTCCGTAAGGATGAGGGCGATGAAGTAGAGGCTGTATTCGGACCGGATGGCCCATATGACCTTAACTTTATCCGCGTCAATGCCCAGGAGCGTTTCTATGAGAAGCTTAAGGGTGTTGAGGAGCCTGAGCGCAAGCGTAAGATTATCGGCGAGGAATTCATCCGCGTATTTGAGGAAGAAGCCAAGAAGATCGGAGCAGTTGATTATCTTGTTCAGGGAACTATCTATCCTGATGTTATTGAATCAGGACTTGGCAAGTCAGCAACAATCAAGTCACATCACAACGTAGGAGGACTTCCTGATTATGTTGATTTTAAGGAGATAGTTGAGCCGTTACGTGACCTCTTCAAGGATGAGGTAAGAAGAGCCGGCCTTGAGCTCGGTATCCCTGAATACCTTGTATACCGTCAGCCATTCCCGGGTCCTGGACTTGGCATCCGCATCATCGGTGAAGTAACAGCCGAGAAGGTACGCATCGTTCAGGAAGCTGATTTCATCTACCGCGATGAGATTGCCAAGGCAGGCATCGCAAGCAATCTGGGTCAGTACTTTGCAGCACTTACCAACATGAGAAGCGTTGGTGTCATGGGTGATGAGCGTACATACGATTACGCGATTGCACTCCGTGCTGTCAACACAGTAGATTTCATGACAGCCGAAGCAGCACAGATTCCATGGGAGGTGCTCAATAAGGTTGCCAACAGAATAGTGAACGAAGTCAAGGGAGTTAACCGCGTGCTGTATGACTGCACGGGTAAACCACCGGCTACGATTGAGTTTGAATAA
- a CDS encoding DUF308 domain-containing protein — MNSLKRTKLAYSILSIVLIVIGIYLIIRPQTAMLTVCRVLGVVLMFYGIIRLLGYFSHDMYQLAFQFDLAMGIFSLVAGCIFLFRTEWIAELIPAFIGVIVLIDAVFKIQTSLDAKRFGISKWWLILILAVIAGALGAMLLVIPLKVVEFVMVLIGINLVIDGVLNFWVVHDTVRMIDSL; from the coding sequence ATGAATTCCCTTAAAAGAACAAAGCTGGCATACAGCATACTGTCAATTGTGCTTATTGTAATAGGAATTTACCTGATAATACGACCGCAGACGGCTATGTTAACAGTGTGCAGGGTGCTTGGAGTTGTGCTTATGTTCTATGGAATAATAAGACTTCTGGGTTACTTTTCACATGATATGTATCAGCTTGCATTTCAGTTCGACCTGGCGATGGGAATATTTTCGCTTGTAGCGGGATGTATATTTTTGTTCAGGACGGAATGGATAGCAGAGCTTATACCTGCATTTATCGGAGTTATTGTATTGATTGATGCGGTATTTAAGATACAGACATCGCTTGATGCCAAAAGGTTCGGCATAAGTAAGTGGTGGCTGATACTTATACTTGCAGTTATTGCAGGCGCGCTCGGAGCAATGCTTCTTGTAATTCCGCTTAAGGTTGTGGAATTCGTTATGGTGCTCATAGGGATTAATCTTGTAATTGACGGAGTGCTTAACTTTTGGGTCGTACATGATACGGTAAGAATGATTGATTCATTATAA
- the uvrB gene encoding excinuclease ABC subunit UvrB has product MVMEFRLHSEYQPTGDQPQAIDRLVAGFMEGNQFQTLVGVTGSGKTFTMANIIQKLQKPTLIISHNKTLAAQLYGEMKEFFPENAVEYFVSYYDYYQPEAYVPSSDTYIAKDSSINDEIDKLRHSATAALSERKDVIIVSSVSCIYGLGAPIDYRNMVVSLRPRMEADRDDVIRKLVDMQYVRNEMDFKRGTFRVHGDVVEIYPSASSGDAVRVEFFGDEVDRITEVDTLTGEIKSVLEHVAIFPNSHYIVEKEKMEAAIAGIKAELEERIKYFKSEDKLIEAQRIEERTNFDIEMLQETGFCSGIENYSRHLTGLAPGMPPYTLIDYFPKDFLIIIDESHITVPQIRGMYAGDQSRKTTLVDYGFRLPSAKDNRPLNFQEFESKIDQMLFVSATPAQYEADHELLRAEQIIRPTGLLDPEISVRPVEGQIDDLITEINKETKNKHKVLVTTLTKNMAEDLTKYLKEVGIRVRYLHSDIDALERTKIIRDMRLDVFDVLVGINLLREGLDIPEITLVAILDADKEGFLRTETSLIQTIGRAARNSEGHVIMYADTITDSMRQAIDETERRRAIQQKYNEEHNITPKTIQKAVRDLISISRAAEPKDTMNLEKDYESMSRRELEKVARQIEKNMHRAAAELNFEEAAQLRDQMIEVRKHINGQV; this is encoded by the coding sequence ATTGTTATGGAATTCAGACTTCACAGTGAATATCAGCCTACCGGTGACCAGCCGCAGGCAATAGACAGGCTTGTTGCAGGATTTATGGAAGGCAACCAGTTTCAGACGCTTGTTGGTGTAACAGGCTCAGGCAAGACATTTACAATGGCGAATATAATACAGAAGCTTCAGAAGCCGACGCTTATTATCTCTCATAATAAGACGCTTGCCGCACAGCTGTACGGGGAGATGAAGGAGTTCTTTCCGGAGAATGCAGTTGAGTACTTTGTCTCCTATTATGATTATTATCAGCCGGAGGCGTATGTCCCTTCAAGTGATACCTATATAGCCAAGGATTCATCTATCAATGATGAGATTGATAAGCTGAGACATTCGGCAACAGCAGCTTTGTCAGAGCGCAAAGATGTTATTATAGTTTCATCTGTGTCGTGTATATACGGACTTGGTGCGCCTATCGATTATCGTAATATGGTTGTATCCTTAAGACCCAGGATGGAAGCTGACAGAGATGATGTTATACGCAAGCTTGTGGACATGCAGTATGTGCGCAATGAGATGGATTTTAAGCGTGGTACGTTCAGGGTGCATGGAGATGTCGTTGAGATATATCCGTCAGCTTCGAGCGGTGATGCGGTACGTGTGGAATTCTTCGGCGATGAGGTAGACAGAATTACGGAAGTGGATACGCTTACCGGAGAGATTAAGTCAGTTCTTGAACATGTCGCAATATTTCCCAACTCACATTATATTGTTGAGAAGGAGAAGATGGAGGCTGCCATAGCAGGAATTAAGGCGGAATTAGAGGAGCGTATTAAGTATTTTAAGAGCGAAGATAAACTGATCGAGGCGCAGCGTATAGAGGAACGCACGAATTTTGACATAGAGATGCTCCAGGAGACAGGGTTCTGCTCAGGAATAGAGAATTACTCGAGACATCTTACGGGACTTGCACCGGGAATGCCGCCATATACACTGATTGATTATTTTCCTAAGGATTTTCTTATAATAATAGATGAGTCACATATTACGGTGCCGCAGATAAGAGGAATGTATGCAGGTGACCAGTCACGTAAGACAACGCTGGTTGATTATGGATTCAGGCTTCCGTCAGCAAAGGATAACAGACCACTTAATTTTCAGGAGTTTGAGAGTAAGATAGACCAGATGCTTTTTGTGTCGGCAACACCGGCACAGTACGAGGCAGACCATGAACTGCTCAGAGCGGAACAGATTATAAGACCTACGGGACTTCTGGATCCGGAGATATCGGTAAGACCTGTGGAAGGGCAGATTGATGATCTTATAACAGAGATTAATAAAGAGACAAAGAATAAGCATAAGGTTCTGGTTACCACACTTACCAAGAATATGGCAGAGGATCTTACCAAGTATCTGAAGGAGGTCGGAATACGTGTAAGATATCTTCATTCAGATATAGATGCGCTTGAGAGAACCAAGATTATACGTGATATGAGACTTGATGTATTTGATGTGCTTGTCGGAATCAATCTTCTGCGAGAGGGACTTGATATACCTGAGATTACACTTGTTGCGATACTTGATGCCGACAAGGAAGGTTTCTTAAGAACAGAGACATCTCTTATACAGACTATCGGACGTGCCGCGCGTAATTCTGAAGGACATGTAATAATGTACGCCGATACGATTACGGATTCGATGAGACAGGCTATAGACGAGACAGAGAGAAGACGTGCAATACAGCAGAAGTATAATGAGGAACATAACATAACGCCTAAGACTATACAGAAGGCGGTAAGAGACCTTATCAGCATAAGCAGGGCGGCTGAGCCTAAGGATACCATGAATCTTGAGAAGGATTATGAATCGATGAGCCGCAGGGAGCTTGAGAAGGTAGCAAGACAGATAGAGAAGAATATGCACAGGGCTGCAGCAGAGCTTAATTTTGAGGAGGCAGCACAGCTCAGAGACCAGATGATTGAGGTAAGGAAACATATTAATGGACAGGTATAA
- a CDS encoding S41 family peptidase, which produces MDNFDNDNNVNEKNVIQKERHRSGVIQGLLIGSFTMLAICAVVIAAAVKKGYIRPDTDGSIYIQSETYDGNTGIGTEAEQKLNLIDQTLKDFYFDDIDDSKVLDNIYKAYVNAYGDKYTVYYTADEYAKIQESSNGAYYGIGVVVRKNDDGTILVVEPYDGAPGKEAGMRKNDVIVTVNGESVADQDLNSVVAKIKGDEGTTVNIGIRRDGSDDIAELTVTRRKVEIKTVAYEMLDDSVGLITISEFDKVTAQQFKEAYAQLETLGMKGLVIDIRSNPGGLLNVVVDMLDEILPDGLIVYTEDKYGNRQEYNGSNPDVIDVPLAVLVNGESASASEIFAGAVQDYGAGTIIGTQTFGKGIVQTIRRMSDGSAIKYTMAKYFTPKGQDIHGHGVTPDIVEELSDEFNNLTEYDASKDNQLQKAIEVIKGDITR; this is translated from the coding sequence ATGGATAATTTTGATAATGATAACAATGTAAATGAAAAAAACGTAATACAGAAGGAACGCCACAGAAGCGGTGTTATACAGGGATTACTTATCGGTTCATTTACAATGCTTGCAATATGTGCCGTTGTCATTGCGGCAGCGGTTAAGAAAGGATATATAAGACCTGATACTGACGGAAGTATTTATATCCAGAGTGAGACATATGACGGGAACACAGGTATTGGAACAGAGGCTGAGCAGAAGCTCAATCTTATAGACCAGACGCTTAAGGATTTTTATTTTGATGATATAGATGACAGTAAAGTCCTTGATAATATTTACAAGGCATATGTTAATGCGTATGGAGATAAGTATACAGTCTACTATACTGCAGACGAATATGCTAAGATACAGGAGAGCAGTAATGGTGCGTATTACGGAATAGGTGTCGTTGTGCGTAAGAATGATGATGGTACAATACTTGTTGTGGAGCCATATGATGGAGCACCCGGCAAAGAGGCGGGAATGCGCAAGAATGATGTTATAGTTACTGTTAATGGTGAATCGGTAGCAGATCAGGATCTGAATTCAGTTGTAGCCAAGATTAAAGGTGACGAGGGAACAACTGTTAATATCGGAATCAGGCGGGATGGTTCCGATGATATTGCGGAACTTACGGTAACAAGACGCAAGGTAGAGATAAAGACTGTTGCGTATGAGATGCTGGATGACTCAGTGGGACTGATTACGATAAGTGAATTTGATAAGGTTACGGCACAACAGTTTAAGGAAGCATATGCGCAGCTTGAGACACTTGGCATGAAAGGGCTTGTAATTGATATCCGTTCTAATCCGGGTGGACTGCTGAATGTTGTTGTTGATATGCTTGATGAGATCCTTCCGGATGGGCTTATAGTATATACTGAGGACAAATACGGCAATCGTCAGGAATATAACGGAAGCAATCCTGATGTGATAGATGTTCCTCTTGCAGTGCTTGTTAATGGTGAGAGCGCAAGCGCATCTGAGATATTTGCCGGAGCAGTGCAGGATTACGGAGCAGGGACAATTATCGGTACTCAGACATTTGGCAAGGGAATTGTACAGACTATAAGAAGAATGTCTGACGGAAGTGCAATAAAATACACGATGGCTAAGTATTTTACACCGAAAGGACAGGATATCCATGGACATGGTGTTACACCTGATATTGTGGAAGAATTGTCAGATGAATTCAATAATCTTACAGAATATGATGCCTCTAAGGATAACCAGCTGCAGAAGGCAATTGAAGTTATAAAAGGTGATATAACACGTTAG
- the uvrA gene encoding excinuclease ABC subunit UvrA, whose protein sequence is MAVKGNLNRTYIKIRGANEHNLKNIDVDIPRNELVVLTGLSGSGKSSLAFDTIYAEGQRRYMESLSSYARQFLGQMEKPDVESIEGLSPAISIDQKSTNRNPRSTVGTVTEIYDYFRLLYARAGIPHCPKCGREIRKQTVDQMADQIMALPERTKIQVLAPVVRGRKGEHVKLFEQAKKSGYVRVNVDGSMYELTDEIKLDKNKKHNIDIIVDRLSVRDGIQKRLTDSIETALKLAEGLMTIDVIGGEEMHFSQSFSCPDCGISIDEVEPRSFSFNNPFGACPVCFGLGYKMEFDVDLMIPDKRLSISEGAIVVLGWQSVTDKTSYTRAIIDALAREYGFSVDTPFKDYPDDIKDIIIHGTKGHTVQVHYRGQRGVGVYDVAFEGLIKNVERRYRETASETTKQEYEQFMRITPCSECHGQRLKKESLAVTVGDKNIFEITDMSIAKLKDFLDNMKLSSFQLAIGEQVLREIKARIQFLIDVGLDYLSLSRATGTLSGGEAQRIRLATQIGSGLVGVAYILDEPSIGLHQRDNDKLLATLTHLRDLGNSVIVVEHDEDTMRAADCIVDIGPGAGEHGGQVVAVGTAEEIMKNPDSITGAYLSGRLRIPVPKTRRKPVDFITIKGAREHNLRNIDVDIPLGVFTCVTGVSGSGKSSLVNEILNKRLSRDLNRARTIPGEHDDIIGIGKLDKVITIDQSPIGRTPRSNPATYTGVFDMIRDLFAATTDAKERGYSKGRFSFNVKGGRCEACNGDGILKIEMHFLPDVYVPCEVCGGKRYNRETLEVRYRGKNIYDILNMTVEEAVTFFENVPSIRRKIETLNDVGLSYIRLGQPSTELSGGEAQRIKLATELSRRSTGRTMYILDEPTTGLHFADVHKLVEILHKLADGGNTVVVIEHNLDVIKTADYIIDMGPEGGDGGGTVIAKGTPEQVAKVKSSYTGQYVKKYLK, encoded by the coding sequence ATGGCTGTAAAAGGTAATTTGAACAGGACGTATATTAAGATACGAGGCGCTAATGAGCATAATCTTAAGAATATCGATGTGGATATACCGCGCAATGAACTTGTGGTGCTTACGGGACTGAGCGGCTCGGGTAAGAGTTCACTTGCATTTGACACGATATATGCAGAGGGACAGAGAAGATACATGGAATCATTATCTTCGTATGCAAGACAGTTTCTCGGGCAGATGGAGAAGCCGGATGTAGAGAGCATTGAAGGACTGTCACCGGCAATATCAATAGACCAGAAGTCAACTAACCGCAATCCAAGGTCTACGGTTGGAACAGTCACAGAGATATATGATTATTTCAGGCTTCTGTATGCACGAGCCGGAATACCACACTGCCCTAAGTGCGGACGAGAGATACGTAAGCAGACTGTTGACCAGATGGCAGACCAGATAATGGCACTTCCGGAGCGTACTAAGATTCAGGTACTTGCACCCGTTGTAAGAGGACGTAAGGGTGAACACGTGAAGCTTTTTGAGCAGGCCAAGAAGAGCGGATATGTGCGTGTTAATGTGGATGGAAGCATGTATGAGCTTACTGATGAGATTAAGCTCGATAAGAATAAGAAGCATAATATTGATATTATTGTGGACCGACTGTCTGTAAGAGACGGAATACAGAAGAGACTTACGGATTCGATAGAGACGGCACTTAAGCTGGCAGAAGGACTTATGACTATTGATGTCATAGGAGGAGAAGAGATGCATTTCAGCCAGAGCTTTTCATGCCCTGACTGCGGAATAAGCATAGATGAAGTAGAGCCGAGAAGCTTTTCGTTCAATAATCCGTTCGGTGCGTGTCCCGTATGCTTCGGGCTTGGATATAAGATGGAATTTGACGTAGACCTTATGATTCCGGATAAGAGACTTTCAATAAGTGAAGGTGCGATAGTAGTGCTTGGCTGGCAGTCTGTAACGGATAAGACAAGCTATACGAGAGCGATAATTGATGCGCTTGCCAGGGAGTATGGTTTCTCGGTTGATACACCATTCAAGGATTACCCGGATGACATAAAGGATATTATTATCCATGGAACAAAAGGTCATACAGTACAGGTACATTACAGGGGACAGAGGGGTGTCGGTGTCTATGATGTGGCATTTGAAGGACTTATTAAGAATGTTGAGAGACGTTACAGGGAGACTGCATCTGAGACGACCAAGCAGGAGTATGAGCAGTTCATGCGGATAACACCATGTTCAGAGTGCCACGGACAGAGGCTTAAGAAGGAGTCACTTGCGGTTACTGTAGGTGATAAGAATATATTTGAGATAACAGATATGTCTATCGCGAAGCTTAAGGATTTTCTTGATAATATGAAGTTATCAAGCTTCCAGCTTGCAATCGGAGAACAGGTACTCAGAGAGATTAAGGCAAGAATACAGTTTCTCATTGATGTAGGACTTGATTATCTGAGCTTAAGCCGTGCAACGGGAACACTTTCCGGAGGAGAAGCTCAGAGAATAAGGCTTGCCACACAGATAGGTTCGGGACTTGTAGGTGTTGCGTATATTCTTGATGAGCCAAGTATAGGCCTTCATCAGAGGGATAATGACAAGCTGCTTGCAACGCTTACCCATTTGAGAGACCTCGGTAATTCAGTCATAGTTGTTGAGCATGATGAGGATACGATGAGGGCAGCGGATTGTATAGTCGATATAGGACCGGGAGCCGGAGAACACGGCGGACAGGTGGTAGCAGTCGGAACAGCGGAAGAGATAATGAAGAATCCTGATTCCATAACCGGAGCATACCTCAGCGGAAGACTTAGGATTCCGGTGCCGAAGACAAGACGCAAGCCGGTTGATTTTATAACGATTAAGGGAGCAAGAGAACATAACCTCAGGAATATAGATGTAGATATACCGCTTGGCGTATTTACCTGTGTTACCGGTGTGTCGGGTTCGGGTAAGAGTTCGCTTGTCAATGAGATTCTTAACAAGAGACTGTCAAGAGATCTCAACCGTGCAAGAACGATTCCAGGAGAGCATGATGACATTATAGGAATCGGGAAACTGGACAAGGTAATTACGATTGACCAGTCACCTATCGGGCGTACACCGAGATCTAATCCGGCGACGTATACAGGTGTATTTGATATGATAAGAGACCTGTTTGCGGCAACAACGGATGCCAAGGAACGTGGTTACAGCAAGGGCAGATTCAGCTTTAATGTGAAGGGTGGACGATGCGAGGCATGTAACGGAGACGGAATACTTAAGATAGAGATGCATTTCCTGCCTGATGTATATGTTCCGTGTGAAGTATGCGGCGGTAAGAGATATAACAGGGAAACGCTTGAGGTACGTTACAGAGGTAAGAATATCTACGATATACTTAATATGACAGTTGAGGAGGCGGTTACATTTTTTGAGAATGTGCCTTCAATCAGACGTAAGATTGAGACCCTTAATGATGTCGGACTCTCATATATCAGGCTGGGGCAGCCGTCAACGGAGCTGTCGGGCGGTGAGGCTCAGAGGATAAAGCTTGCAACGGAACTTTCAAGGCGCAGCACCGGAAGAACGATGTATATACTTGATGAGCCTACAACGGGACTTCACTTTGCCGATGTGCATAAGCTTGTTGAGATTCTTCATAAGCTTGCAGACGGCGGTAATACAGTAGTCGTGATTGAACATAATCTTGATGTCATTAAGACCGCAGATTATATAATAGATATGGGCCCCGAAGGTGGAGATGGCGGCGGAACCGTCATTGCCAAAGGAACGCCGGAGCAGGTTGCTAAGGTTAAGAGCTCATATACAGGACAGTATGTTAAGAAGTATCTTAAATAA
- a CDS encoding sigma-70 family RNA polymerase sigma factor, which translates to MNWQDNKPDFERLMKLYGSDVYRMSVLRLQDAEEAKDVFQTVFMRLYCCNKDFESDSHIRHWLLKVTVNECINIHKSAWKRHVMSASGSTADRIDAADTTYGNPCSEYNNCSNERTGIWDVVSSLPPKYRDVIFLYYYEELSTAEIAGILGIMQTGVRSRLKRARDILKKEADNYEF; encoded by the coding sequence ATGAACTGGCAGGATAACAAACCTGATTTTGAACGGCTAATGAAGCTGTATGGCTCTGATGTGTACCGCATGTCCGTGCTAAGGCTTCAGGATGCCGAGGAAGCCAAAGATGTATTTCAGACAGTATTTATGCGGCTTTACTGCTGTAATAAGGATTTTGAGTCCGACAGCCACATACGGCACTGGCTTCTCAAAGTAACCGTAAATGAATGTATCAATATCCACAAAAGCGCATGGAAGCGCCATGTCATGTCTGCATCCGGCAGCACAGCTGACCGAATAGATGCTGCTGACACAACATACGGTAATCCGTGTAGTGAATATAATAATTGCAGCAATGAGCGAACCGGCATCTGGGACGTTGTGAGCAGCCTCCCGCCCAAATACCGTGATGTCATTTTCCTGTATTACTACGAAGAACTTTCAACCGCTGAGATTGCCGGTATTCTTGGCATAATGCAGACAGGCGTGCGCTCGCGGCTCAAACGTGCACGCGACATTCTTAAGAAGGAGGCCGATAATTATGAATTTTAA
- a CDS encoding DUF5662 family protein has product MDRYKITAKKFFGHLRTITRHRHKVMMHCFKAGIFRQGLRHDLSKYSPVEFMTGARYYQGTRSPNEAERETIGYSVAWIHHKGRNPHHFEYWTDYNLTTRQVEPVPMPKKYVVEMFCDRVAASKIYNGASYTDADSIEYYYREKSRRLHPDTAKDIELLLNMLKDKGEKETFRYIRKVYNKK; this is encoded by the coding sequence ATGGACAGGTATAAGATTACTGCGAAGAAGTTCTTCGGGCATCTTCGCACAATAACAAGACACAGGCATAAGGTAATGATGCATTGTTTTAAGGCGGGAATATTCCGGCAGGGATTAAGGCATGACCTGTCCAAGTATTCACCTGTGGAATTCATGACGGGTGCCAGATATTATCAGGGAACAAGGAGCCCTAATGAAGCGGAGAGAGAGACAATAGGATATTCTGTTGCATGGATACACCACAAAGGCCGTAACCCGCATCATTTTGAGTATTGGACGGATTATAACCTGACAACACGTCAGGTTGAGCCGGTTCCGATGCCCAAGAAGTATGTTGTGGAGATGTTCTGTGACAGAGTGGCGGCATCCAAGATATATAATGGTGCGTCATATACGGACGCGGATTCGATAGAGTATTACTACCGGGAGAAGTCCCGCAGACTTCATCCTGATACGGCGAAGGATATTGAGCTTCTGCTTAATATGCTTAAGGACAAGGGAGAAAAAGAAACATTCAGGTATATTAGAAAGGTGTATAACAAAAAGTAA